One stretch of Arachis hypogaea cultivar Tifrunner chromosome 20, arahy.Tifrunner.gnm2.J5K5, whole genome shotgun sequence DNA includes these proteins:
- the LOC112783888 gene encoding dirigent protein 4, which yields MEKKTILLVLALLFCCMSVQVHSKYHSENKHGFHHKEKATNLHFYLFDFLTGKNPSAVEIARPNRPVGAKASTPFGHIYAIDDPLREGPDENSTVIGNARGFYLSTSQSEDLTLLMNVDFGFTKGEFNGSSISVVSRNPVTEPHRELAVVGGRGKFRLARGFAELTTYYLNTTNGDAIIEYNVTVLHY from the coding sequence ATGGAGAAGAAAACAATCCTCCTAGTTTTGGCGTTGTTATTTTGCTGCATGAGTGTCCAAGTTCATTCGAAATATCACTCGGAGAACAAGCACGGTTTCCATCACAAGGAGAAAGCGACCAATCTCCATTTCTACCTCTTTGACTTCCTCACTGGGAAAAACCCCTCCGCCGTGGAGATCGCGCGACCCAACCGTCCCGTGGGGGCAAAAGCTTCCACTCCATTCGGCCATATTTATGCCATTGATGATCCACTGAGAGAAGGGCCTGATGAAAACTCAACCGTCATTGGCAATGCGCGGGGTTTTTACTTGTCAACAAGCCAAAGTGAGGATCTAACCCTTCTTATGAATGTGGATTTTGGGTTCACCAAAGGAGAGTTCAACGGGAGCTCCATCAGCGTGGTTTCGAGGAATCCGGTGACGGAGCCGCATAGGGAATTGGCTGTGGTCGGAGGGAGAGGCAAGTTCAGGCTCGCTAGAGGCTTCGCTGAGCTTACAACTTATTATCTCAATACAACAAATGGTGATGCTATTATTGAGTATAACGTTACTGTTTTACATTATTAA